ATGCCCGCCTCGACCTTGCCGACGAGGTCGGCGCCGACGTCCGCGGCCTTGGTGAAGATACCGCCGCCGACACGGGCGAAGAGGGCGATCGAACTTGCTCCGAGGCCGAACCCGGTCACGATGGTGAGGATTTCAGCCTGGGAAAGCCCGGTTACGGTGCTGATGACCACGTACGCGATCGAGAGCCCGAGGAGCCCGAGCCCGACCACGGCCATGCCCATGACCGAGCCGCTCGCAAACGAGACTTTGAACGCATCTGCGATCCCTCTCCTTGCGGCGTTCGTGGTCCGGACGTTTGCGGCCGTGGCGGTGAACATGCCGATGTAGCCGGCGGTCGCCGAGAGCGCCGCACCGAGCACGAAGCAGGCGGCGGTGAGCGGGTTGATCCAGACGGCGAGGACGACGGCAAGCACGACGACGAATATTGCTATAGCGCGGTACTGTCTGTTCAGGTAGACCATTGCTCCCGTATGAATGGCGGCAGCAATCTTCTGCATCAGGTCGGTACCTGTACCCTCCCGCCTGATACTCATATACGAGTATCCTGCGAACAGGAGAGCAAGAACGGCACCAATGGGTGCCAGATATACCAGATCCATCTCTCTGCATTCCTCCGATTGAGTACCATATACAAAGGGATTCAACATTTTTAAATATGTGGAAAAGATCCGGGGAGATCTGATGGAAATTCAGCTAAAATCCAGCACTTCGGGCTGGAGTGTCTGGAGATCGACGACGAACGCCCGCGCGGGCGTAGGGTGGATATTCATCTGTTTCTGAAACGCAGTCTGGGACTGCCAGGTGCCGGTGTTCACTCCGAGGACGCCCCGGTAGCGGGTGATGCCGCAGATGTGGACGTGCCCCGTGAGGAGGATCTCCGGGAGCGGATCGATGACGAGCCGGTCGGTCTTCATCGCTGCGATGGGGGTCCGCATACCGTAGGGAGAGGCCAGCAGCCGACGTTTCAGCATCTCCTCCATGATCTCGCCGGGCCGCTCGTAACTCGCTCCCGGAATGAGCCCGATCATGTCGTCGATCGACCGCCCGTGGTACATCAGGACCCGGACGCCCTGGAGGTTCAGCAGGCAGGGGTTCTCGACGAGGGTGCAGTTTGCCGGGAACTTCCCGGTGAACTCCGGCGGGATCGCCGGCTGCGGCTCGGCCATCCTGACGACGTCGTGGTTCCCCGGGGCGGCGACGATCCGGATCCGGGAGGGCAGGTCCCGGAGCATCTCTGCAAAGACGTCGTACTGCTCGTAGATGTTCTTGATCGTCAGTTCGTTCTCCTGCCCGGGGTAGATCCCGATGCCGTCGACGAGGTCTCCCGCGATCAGGAGGTAGCCGGCGTCGGAGTCCTGGAGCCAGTCGGCGAACCGGTTCCACCCCTCCTCGAGGAACGTGTCGCTCCCGACATGAACGTCGGAGATCAGGACCGCCTTGCCCGGCCGGTCGCTCCTGAACGGGGCGTTGTTGATGGGAACGTCCGGGCGGGAGAGTTGCTCGGCGAAGAAGAGTCCCCCGTCGTTTGAGAGTTTTCCCTTGACCCCGATCACCTCGTCGGGGAGGATCCGCTCCGCCTCCGCGAAGGAGTCGTCCCTTCCTTTATTGAAGAGCACCCGCATGGCCCCGGTGGGATCCTCCACCTCGACGAGCCGGTGCCCTTTGGCGGTCGTCCGCACGTCGGCCACCATCCCGATGACGTTGCACTCCTCGTCCCGGTAGCGGTGGGGGGATTTGACCAGCGCCTCGATCGGCATCACGTTCATCCGGCTCCGGATCATGGAGGAGAGGCTGTTGTAGCGGTCCCGGAAGTAGTGGACGGCGTCCTCGTGGCCGCTGACGCTGCCCGTGGTTCCGGGGTTCCCCATGATCACCTCGAGTTCCGGATCGACGAGGAACCGGGTCCCGTCACGGACCTTCCGGAGGCCCGGGATATGCTCCGCTGAGATGACCAGGGTGCCGCCGGGGACCCCCGCTGCTATCCGGTCGATGAGCGTCGGGTCGTCCTGCTCCCGGATGTAACTCACCACATCAGGATGGACCTGATGCTTCAGCTCAAGGAACCGGCGTACGATCTCGGCGTTGGCGAGCATGGACTTCATGTTATTCTCCCCCCGGCAATATGGGTTTATCTTTTTCGCGCTTCACCCCCGGACAACCTATGTATATGAAGGATAGCAATCTCTTTAGAACAGATGTCGGATACCACCTGGCTGCAGCGTGCAGCATCGGCCCTCGCGGCGTTCCGGGAGAGTGACCGCCCGGTCGTCTCCCTCGCCCGGGATCTCCTCTGGGTCGTCGCGGTCGTGGGCGGCATTGCTCTTCTTCTCTACCTCTTCGCCGGCACCTGGCCGGCGGTGGTCACGATCGAGTCGGAGAGCATGGTCCCGAACATGAACGTCGGCGACCTGGTGCTCGTCGTCGACGAGGACCGGTTCGGCGGTCTCACGACGTGGGTCGAGGGGCAGAGGATCGGACACTCGTCCTTCGGGGACTACGGCGACGTGATCGTCTACCGCCCGAACGGCGCCGACTCCGTCCACCCGATCATCCATCGGGCGATGACCTACGTCGATACCGCCGCCGTGGAAGAGTCGGGACTCGGGCAGTACTACGAAGACCCGCACGGCGGCTACATCACCCGGGGGGACAACAACCCCTACATCGACCAGGGAAACCTCCGGATATCCGGCGTCGGGGTGGTCGAGCCGGTGAAGAAGGAGTGGATCGTGGGTAAAGCCCTCTTCGCGGTGCCGCTCATCGGCTACCTGCCCCTGCATCTCGTCGAGTTTGCCGTCATCGTCATCCTGATCATCCTCATCCACGATTTCGTCCTTGCGCGGCGCAAAGAGAAAGAGGAATAAATCCGGAATTACAAGAGAGTTGCTTACGATGCCGTATTCGCTGAAAAATCTCCTCGACGACACGCTCGCCGGCCACCGGCTCACGGAGGAGGAGGCCGTCCGCCTCCTTTCGACGCGCGACCGGGGCATCTGGGATATCGCCGCCGCCGCAGACGAGCTCCGGGAGCGGAAGGTCGGCGACGTCGTCACCT
The genomic region above belongs to Methanoculleus oceani and contains:
- a CDS encoding DNA-directed DNA polymerase II small subunit; its protein translation is MLANAEIVRRFLELKHQVHPDVVSYIREQDDPTLIDRIAAGVPGGTLVISAEHIPGLRKVRDGTRFLVDPELEVIMGNPGTTGSVSGHEDAVHYFRDRYNSLSSMIRSRMNVMPIEALVKSPHRYRDEECNVIGMVADVRTTAKGHRLVEVEDPTGAMRVLFNKGRDDSFAEAERILPDEVIGVKGKLSNDGGLFFAEQLSRPDVPINNAPFRSDRPGKAVLISDVHVGSDTFLEEGWNRFADWLQDSDAGYLLIAGDLVDGIGIYPGQENELTIKNIYEQYDVFAEMLRDLPSRIRIVAAPGNHDVVRMAEPQPAIPPEFTGKFPANCTLVENPCLLNLQGVRVLMYHGRSIDDMIGLIPGASYERPGEIMEEMLKRRLLASPYGMRTPIAAMKTDRLVIDPLPEILLTGHVHICGITRYRGVLGVNTGTWQSQTAFQKQMNIHPTPARAFVVDLQTLQPEVLDFS
- a CDS encoding S26 family signal peptidase, coding for MSDTTWLQRAASALAAFRESDRPVVSLARDLLWVVAVVGGIALLLYLFAGTWPAVVTIESESMVPNMNVGDLVLVVDEDRFGGLTTWVEGQRIGHSSFGDYGDVIVYRPNGADSVHPIIHRAMTYVDTAAVEESGLGQYYEDPHGGYITRGDNNPYIDQGNLRISGVGVVEPVKKEWIVGKALFAVPLIGYLPLHLVEFAVIVILIILIHDFVLARRKEKEE